One region of Flavobacterium sp. KACC 22763 genomic DNA includes:
- a CDS encoding GH92 family glycosyl hydrolase, which translates to MKKITLLSLTVIFAASCKINVDKNKDHKSFATNYVDPFIGTGGHGHTYPGATVPFGMLQVSPDNGVSSWDWCSGYHYSDSIVSGFSHLHLSGTGIGDLADILFMPTNKKLDLTAKAASRDFLPYKSKYNHVNEKATPGSYQVFLEDPKINVELTSTQRTAYHKYTYNNNDVQSVVVDLGFAINWDKALKTSIKIEDANTISGYRYSTGWAKNQKVFFVAKFSKPITESIITADKKVVSGQSAEGENTALQLFFDSKNSKELGVKVALSSVSVENAKDNLDAEGYNFEKAKSDATLEWNKALSKIKVETPIDSLKTIFYTALYHAQVAPVTYSDKNGQFRREDDKIITAKDYTAYSTLSLWDTFRAENPLLTILEPTKVSDLVNSMLAYYETKKILPVWTLYANETNTMTGYHSIPVIVDAYMKGIKGFDAEKAFEAMKATMMQDERGLNFYKKYGYIPYNLLDESVTITLEYAYDDWCVAQMAKALGKTADYEFFSKRSKAYEYLFDAKSGFMRGKSEDGKSWNEPFDPKHSNHREHTDYTEGNAWQHSWFVPHNVDDFIKLHGGNDTFTKRLEQLFTESSEITGNNVSADISGLIGQYAHGNEPSHHIAYMFNHAKQPWRTQYWVRHILDTQYNTTANGLSGNEDCGQMSAWYVFSSMGLYPMNPASGEYEIGSPIFEKSTLNLPNGKTFVIEAENVSDKNFYIQSATLNGKAFNKTAISHQDMLNGGVLHFVMGAQPNQNWGLN; encoded by the coding sequence ATGAAGAAAATTACTCTGCTCTCTTTAACGGTAATTTTTGCTGCAAGTTGCAAAATAAATGTAGATAAAAACAAAGATCACAAAAGTTTTGCAACAAATTATGTAGATCCTTTTATTGGTACTGGTGGTCACGGACATACGTATCCTGGCGCAACAGTTCCGTTTGGGATGCTGCAAGTGAGTCCAGATAATGGAGTTTCGAGCTGGGACTGGTGCTCAGGCTATCATTATTCTGACTCAATAGTTTCGGGTTTTAGTCACTTACACTTAAGCGGAACAGGAATCGGTGATTTGGCAGATATTTTATTTATGCCGACAAACAAAAAATTAGACTTAACCGCCAAAGCCGCTTCACGCGATTTCCTTCCGTATAAATCAAAATACAATCATGTTAACGAAAAAGCAACACCGGGTTCTTACCAAGTTTTTCTTGAGGATCCTAAGATCAATGTAGAATTAACTTCTACGCAAAGAACCGCATACCATAAATATACCTATAATAATAACGACGTTCAGTCGGTTGTTGTAGATCTTGGTTTTGCGATTAACTGGGATAAGGCGTTAAAAACGTCTATCAAAATTGAAGATGCTAATACAATCAGCGGTTATCGTTATAGTACGGGCTGGGCAAAAAATCAGAAAGTATTTTTTGTAGCGAAGTTTTCTAAGCCAATTACAGAATCTATTATCACAGCTGATAAAAAAGTAGTTTCAGGTCAAAGTGCTGAAGGCGAAAATACCGCTTTACAATTGTTCTTCGATTCTAAAAACTCTAAAGAATTGGGTGTAAAAGTGGCACTTTCTTCTGTAAGTGTTGAAAATGCAAAAGATAATTTAGATGCCGAAGGCTATAATTTTGAAAAAGCAAAATCGGATGCCACTTTAGAATGGAACAAAGCTTTAAGCAAAATTAAAGTAGAAACTCCAATTGACTCTCTAAAAACAATTTTCTATACCGCTTTGTATCATGCACAAGTTGCGCCTGTAACCTACAGTGATAAAAACGGTCAGTTTAGAAGAGAAGACGATAAAATTATTACCGCTAAAGATTATACGGCTTATTCTACCTTATCGCTTTGGGATACTTTTAGAGCGGAGAATCCATTGCTGACAATATTAGAACCAACAAAAGTTTCAGATTTAGTAAACTCGATGTTGGCATATTATGAGACTAAAAAGATACTTCCGGTTTGGACATTGTATGCAAATGAAACCAATACTATGACAGGATATCATTCGATTCCGGTTATTGTGGATGCTTATATGAAAGGCATTAAAGGTTTTGATGCTGAAAAAGCTTTTGAAGCAATGAAAGCAACCATGATGCAGGACGAACGCGGATTGAATTTCTATAAGAAATACGGTTATATTCCGTACAACTTATTAGATGAATCGGTTACAATTACTTTAGAATATGCTTATGACGATTGGTGTGTAGCTCAAATGGCAAAAGCATTAGGAAAAACAGCAGATTACGAATTTTTCTCTAAACGTTCAAAAGCTTACGAATATTTATTTGATGCCAAATCTGGTTTCATGAGAGGAAAATCGGAAGACGGGAAATCGTGGAACGAACCTTTCGACCCAAAACATTCAAACCACAGAGAACATACAGATTATACTGAAGGAAATGCTTGGCAGCACAGCTGGTTTGTGCCTCATAACGTGGATGATTTTATTAAGCTTCACGGCGGAAACGACACATTTACAAAACGATTAGAACAATTATTCACAGAGAGTTCTGAAATTACTGGAAATAATGTTTCAGCAGATATTTCTGGTTTGATCGGACAATATGCACACGGAAATGAGCCAAGCCACCATATTGCTTATATGTTTAACCACGCCAAACAGCCTTGGAGAACACAATATTGGGTACGTCATATTTTAGACACACAATACAATACAACAGCAAACGGATTGAGCGGAAACGAAGACTGCGGACAAATGTCGGCTTGGTATGTATTCAGTTCGATGGGATTATATCCAATGAATCCAGCTTCTGGAGAATACGAAATTGGAAGTCCGATTTTTGAGAAATCAACTTTAAATCTTCCAAACGGAAAAACTTTTGTAATTGAAGCAGAAAATGTTTCAGACAAAAACTTCTATATCCAATCGGCTACTTTAAACGGGAAAGCATTTAATAAAACAGCAATCTCTCACCAAGATATGCTAAACGGAGGTGTATTGCATTTTGTGATGGGAGCACAGCCAAACCAAAACTGGGGTCTAAACTAA